In one window of Vanessa atalanta chromosome 10, ilVanAtal1.2, whole genome shotgun sequence DNA:
- the LOC125066971 gene encoding myosin-2 isoform X3, whose translation MECGTTEFGRKRGDQAKEKSNREGLKTDIQHRKESFYREAPSDEDSAVSSAPASLSPQPLNDMWSCGQCRSAAERAAAAARECTRLADALRDARDQLELMEFRLLELEDASPDKGARDNLTDSDSGCVSPGSRIKDSASPELKRMDSGYKSPHTPSSPCNPRRHLTTSHDDFKDDFAKAQVLADSLDRNSDTSDSLKSNPVKDHLEQMILNAVSAEDRSCLEQVLMMLYNFQALSSSVSEDECYQTKPRRICDLRLKSEIDIPSHKTHKAIATVTPYQQKGYKSESLESLCEERKPSNILQESGIFEGVETESIGTQTEINESFECSGELNTEIQRLNSIREKLEKQGVRNRTLNTKEDGDSLECKCVKLGKKHKQYYERRLKFLEGKISIYEAAQDVKQAKLAQRLQTEFLLENRIQELESQLTDLQDKYERLEEDCCELEEIENDTRLHWQQLEMDYELCSAQLRDMTEQRECSRAQAERLMGELAKRECTLKARENELLTRLNGLERAVPALIAWNVLQVVGANITKGNQRALMNRMGNLGNETRSGLTEIKHTDGNESNCGAVVVWNEINSGVSTNVKILQQQISKLIHEKKEIEKQTSQIKKILETRVQELEEELETTRRQVSTAVWGAEIQKDKIEEKIDELEDKIKKEKEEEQLPMDSLTSSKIRALLTTEQELKNRIAELERRETAYLEMLTQADDMWAEMEGGYKKKIEEAQATEMQLNGKVKKLETERDQWKNCFEPLKKKLREVEESESGMRIALEKAERDAKTLKVQNTNLTAMFGKADSDAKKAESTVKALESKFKREIDQLRKMNKQLDEDLKSHRELSKKTEVGFMGDLECIRKELTRACKNNQELEVTNSELKEEVESLEKQLALTQKALNQCKRKCDDKLKTMSHELSIKTEELEELRSETLRQSFHASRIDLKPDRTEYVDEGYSIYTAVPKKTDYGRMHHSMSYITSESRCSCPSMRSQLVSQLIEDLFDRIHNTVDEDLTRLCKEIAPVNGKVTAEAKSKITNYLLMAISKELIRSIGDADAKTDSEEWQRAVSSLSYPSGSWAARGGNAGVLRGAARLASVSCACAAARLCAAAPALADCVNACQQEVLDHGDVKIMEEQLANAIESIVNCPSCALGTNAIVWSTDV comes from the exons TCATGCGGGCAGTGCCGGAGCGCGGCGgagcgggcggcggcggcggcgcgcgagTGCACGCGGCTCGCGGACGCGCTGCGCGACGCTCGCGACCAACTCGAGCTCATGGAGTTCAGACTACTCGAGTTAGAAGACGCCAGCCCTGATAAG gGTGCTAGGGACAACCTAACAGACTCAGATTCGGGCTGCGTGTCCCCCGGCTCCCGGATAAAGGACTCAGCGTCCCCAGAACTCAAACGAATGGACTCCGGTTACAAGTCCCCCCACACGCCCAGCAGTCCCTGCAATCCAAGAAGACATCTTACAACATCGCACGATGACTTCAAGGATGACTTCGCCAAAGCTCAAGTACTAGCCGACAGCTTAGATAGAAATTCAGACACCAGTGACTCGTTGAAAAGTAATCCCGTCAAAGATCATTTGGAACAGATGATTTTGAATGCGGTTTCGGCGGAGGACAGGAGCTGCTTGGAGCAGGTTTTGATGATGCTCTACAATTTCCAAGCGTTGAGCAGTTCTGTTAGTGAAGATGAATGCTATCAG ACGAAACCGAGAAGAATATGTGATCTGAGATTAAAATCCGAAATCGACATTCCATCGCACAAAACCCACAAAGCGATAGCAACTGTCACACCGTACCAGCAAAAGGGTTACAAATCTGAATCCTTAGAAAGTCTATGCGAAGAAAGAAAACCAAGCAACATCTTACAGGAAAGCGGTATATTCGAGGGCGTGGAAACTGAATCGATCGGTACTCAGACGGAAATAAACGAAAGTTTTGAATGTAGCGGCGAATTGAACACTGAAATACAACGACTGAATAGTATAAGGGAAAAATTAGAGAAACAAGGTGTTAGGAATAGGACGCTTAATACTAAAGAGGATGGAGATAGCCTAGAATGCAAATGTGTTAAACTGGGAAAGAAACACAAACAGTATTACGAGAGGAGGCTTAAGTTTTTGGAGGGAAAGATATCAATATACGAAGCAGCACAGGATGTTAAGCAAGCCAAGCTAGCACAGAGGTTGCAGACGGAATTTCTACTGGAGAATCGAATACAA GAACTTGAATCGCAGCTAACAGACCTTCAAGACAAGTATGAGAGGCTAGAGGAGGACTGTTGTGAATTGGAGGAGATTGAAAATGATACACGCTTACATTGGCAGCA GCTTGAAATGGACTACGAGCTCTGTTCAGCGCAGTTGAGAGACATGACGGAACAGAGGGAATGTTCTAGAGCGCAAGCAGAGAGGTTAATGGGAGAACTCGCTAAGAGAGAGTGTACTTTAAAAGCGAGAGAG AATGAATTGCTGACGAGGTTAAATGGCTTAGAAAGGGCTGTTCCAGCCCTCATCGCCTGGAATGTCTTACAAGTTGTTGGAGCGAACATCACGAAAGGAAATCAG cgaGCTCTAATGAACCGAATGGGTAACTTGGGCAATGAAACAAGATCAGGTTTAACAGAAATTAAACATACGGATGGTAATGAATCGAATTGTGGAGCAGTGGTTGTCTGGAACGAAATAAACTCTGGTGTTTCAACAAATGTGAAGATATTGCAGCAGCAGATTTCCAA attaattcatgaaaagaaagagatagagaaaCAAACGTCACAAATAAAGAAGATTCTAGAAACTAGAGTACAAGAACTTGAAGAAGAATTAGAAACTACCAGGCGACAAGTATCTACAGCCGTTTGGGGAGCTGAAATCCAGAAAGACAAAATAGAAGAAAAGATAGATGAATTggaagacaaaattaaaaaggagAAAGAAGAGGAGCAG CTCCCAATGGACTCTCTAACGAGTAGTAAAATCCGAGCTCTACTCACAACTGAACAGGAACTAAAGAACAGAATAGCAGAGTTGGAGAGAAGAGAAACAGCGTATCTGGAAATGTTGACTCAAGCTGATGACATGTGGGCGGAGATGGAAGGAGGATACAAGAAGAAGATTGAAGAAGCGCAAGCCACAGAGATGCAATTAAATGGAAAG GTAAAAAAACTGGAAACAGAAAGAGACCAATGGAAGAATTGCTTTGAACCACTAAAGAAGAAGCTGCGAGAAGTCGAAGAATCAGAATCTGGCATGAGAATAGCTCTAGAGAAGGCAGAGAGAGATGCAAAAACTCTTAAAGTACAGAATACCAACTTAACTGCGATGTTTGGAAAGGCTGACTCTGATGCGAAGAAAGCCGAATCAACAGTTAAAGCTTTAGAAAGTAAATTTAAG CGTGAAATCGACCAACTGCGAAAAATGAACAAGCAGCTAGACGAAGATCTGAAGAGTCATAGAGAACTGTCGAAGAAAACTGAAGTTGGTTTTATGGGTGACCTCGAATGTATCAGAAAAGAACTAACCCGGGCGTGCAAAAACAACCAGGAGTTAGAAGTTACTAACAGTGAACTTAAAGAGGAG GTGGAATCTCTGGAAAAGCAGTTAGCGTTAACACAAAAAGCCCTTAACCAGTGTAAGAGGAAATGTGACGATAAGTTAAAGACAATGAGTCACGAGCTGTCTATAAAGACCGAGGAATTAGAGGAGCTACGTAGTGAAACTTTGAGGCAATCTTTCCACGCATCACGTATAGATTTAAAACCGGACAGAACTGAATATGTCGATGAAGGATACTCGATATATACGGCCGTACCAAAGAAGACTGATTATGGAAGGATGCACCACAGTATGAGTTACATAACGTCGGAATCGCGTTGTTCATGCCCATCTATGAGGAGTCAACTAGTCAGCCAACTGATCGAGGATTTGTTCGACCGAATCCATAATACGGTCGACGAAGACCTGACGAGGCTTTGTAAAGAGATCGCTCCAGTTAATGGCAAAGTGACCGCGGAAGCAAAGTCTAAAATTACGAATTACCTCTTAATGGCTATATCTAAAGAGCTTATTAGATCAATAGGAGATGCAGACGCAAAGACCGACAGTGAG GAGTGGCAGCGCGCCGTGTCGTCGCTGTCGTACCCGTCGGGCAGCTGGGCGGCGCGCGGCGGCAACGCGGGCGTGCTGCGCGGCGCCGCGCGCCTCGCCAGCGTGAGCTGCGCGTGCGCCGCCGCGCGTCTgtgcgccgccgcgcccgcgctcgCCGACTGCGTCAACGCGTGCCAGCAG GAAGTACTGGATCATGGCGATGTCAAAATTATGGAGGAACAGTTGGCGAATGCGATCGAAAGTATTGTT AATTGTCCATCTTGTGCGTTGGGTACAAATGCGATAGTTTGGAGCACGGATGTCTAG
- the LOC125067088 gene encoding uncharacterized protein LOC125067088: MSTNNLTPNVLNTLSNKEITESRIDSYCSCSQCNLSLCFELRKKKSTSSCTCSVCKQPKICAKLSKKVTDKEPYSTNIDETTIKNEINQNEKELFHVITEAANSSIGNREYTTNISKDISLADNKPYSTKSNIAWIKNEINQIKNEFCHVINEATNSFTDIYKFTTNVSKDTSLTKIKPYSTIVNKDLIINEKNQLEKELSPVINEEENSHIDKRNNTTDFSKDISITKNPYSTKADLIKNEINELEKEFCQAINGEANVSIDKRKNTTNISKDISISKNPYPTKDNEDLIKNDINELEKEFCQVKNGEANSYIDKRTNTTNVSKDISITKNPYSPHVNEDLIKDEINEFEKELCRVINGEANSSVDKNTSKDTSFTKNEPSSANEKSKSSCTCIQCKKPNTCPKIKKEVTDNKLYSPNINEDSIKNEINEIEEELRHVKTKEVNLSTKNRNVEKCSKDISITEDKTDSKNINEVPKNQLKKEISRVIKKEANTSNDKREYTKYSSKDISLTKDKIAWNIKDKSYTKSSIRHHIHSVAINYKPKENHFHKEKYLPKENSLLNETLLPKQNPPPKENSLPKENNLPEKSKLSAQVMNLPFNDFRSSLSFANSQTNMSSSNLNKINKPDFLTKLKEIYNACSCKVCECISGKFLFNNDDTCNCKPCECDECTKYARNIKDDLKSAPHSGCPCVSCDRKDCRGVVKNEQYEKNCDCRPCDCVRCWDFPSKPCNCEPCQCTECNALGASLLRTVIVAPVQGNFQQTMCQCEPCECINCTHNYTAMASNLRRQVSTEIMTNAICHCERCSNDACQLNSEVCRCDMRSKLMMKPNERASRDYDIHRATINYQESTDSNVLMDLKNGKVNKDLKAEERDSFPAKCMTKLSKHNIHKWSKKSKGKKYNQLYSRIMKRRGSAKNITHTNQTNFEPEGSAIFESVKKNLLSVNDNEGENLNLEEKIKTDLAFQRMVLPETSNNLVTSENIFCKNLNTEMQNNNAIDSNKAWPILRKNLYLSCAEVVKSKGSCAIPTMEFNIKTTLKSISLQTPEYVNKVETSNGKQALTRLLIEVNNLLNSPLLQSSHSNKSPDIKQESNHLSKSKLDLDLKTIHKDATSYTHSKCSPIDKETYCNLIRSMEKLQENITNLMNNVLTNAVYKSELLTNKLNMEKGLTHQLPKINSVKSSCHGFKATFIGLRTISDHTVMVKWRIPREIIYVQGYELQVDGRPVQKIFSPTRCMAILTCLPHSEKLLLTIRTLITSNLPFDHQPAATIVYRPRVKGNAVSSNKYLLY; the protein is encoded by the exons ATGTCCACTAATAACTTGACACCAAATGTACTAAACACTCTATCCAATAAAGAAATTACAGAATCTCGGATCGATTCTTATTGTTCATGCTCCCAATGTAACTTAAGCCTGTGCTTtgaattacgtaaaaaaaaatctacatcgTCTTGTACGTGTAGTGTATGCAAACAACCAAAAATTTGTGCCAAATTATCGAAAAAGGTAACTGATAAGGAGCCCTATTCTACAAATATTGATGAGACTacgataaaaaatgaaataaatcaaaatgaaaaagaaTTATTTCACGTAATAACTGAAGCAGCAAATTCTTCTATTGGCAATCGTGAGTATACAACAAATATCAGTAAAGATATTTCACTTGCAGATAATAAGCCTTATTCTACAAAAAGTAATATAGCTtggataaaaaatgaaataaatcaaattaaaaatgaattttgtcACGTAATAAATGAAGCAACAAATTCATTTaccgatatttataaatttacaacaaatgTTAGCAAAGATACTTCACTAACCAAAATTAAGCCCTATTCTACAATAGTTAATAAGGATttgataataaatgaaaaaaatcaacTTGAAAAAGAATTATCTCCTGTAATTAATGAAGAAGAAAATTCACATATTGATAAACGTAACAATACAACAGATTTCAGTAAAGATatttctattacaaaaaatcCCTATTCTACAAAagctgatttaattaaaaatgaaataaatgaacttGAAAAAGAATTTTGTCAAGCAATAAATGGAGAAGCAAATGTATCTATAGATAAAcgtaaaaatacaacaaatatcaGTAAAGATATATCTATTTCGAAAAATCCCTATCCTACAAAAGATAATGAGGACttgataaaaaatgatataaatgaaCTTGAAAAAGAATTTTGTCAAGTAAAAAATGGAGAAGCCAATTCATATATTGATAAACGTACAAATACAACAAATGTCAGTAAAGATatttctattacaaaaaatcCCTATTCTCCACATGTTAATGAGGACTTGATAAaagatgaaataaatgaatttgaaaaagaATTGTGTCGTGTAATAAATGGAGAAGCCAATTCATCTGttgataaaa ATACCAGTAAAGATACATCATTCACAAAAAATGAGCCCTCTTCTGCAAATGAAAAATCTAAATCATCTTGTACCTGTATTCAATGCAAAAAACCAAATACTTGTCCCAAAATTAAGAAAGAGGTAACTGATAATAAGTTATATTCTCCAAATATAAACGaggattcaataaaaaatgaaataaatgaaatcgaAGAAGAATTACGTCACGTAAAAACTAAAGAAGTTAATTTATCTACTAAAAATAGAAATGTAGAAAAATGCAgtaaagatatatcaatcacGGAAGATAAGACcgattccaaaaatattaatgaagttcCAAAAAATCagcttaaaaaagaaataagtcGCGTAATAAAAAAAGAGGCAAATACGTCTAATGATAAACGTGAATATACAAAGTATAGTAGTAAAGATATTTCACTAACAAAAGATAAAATAGCTTGGAACATTAAAGATAAATCATATACAAAATCTTCTATTCGTCACCACATACATAGTGTCGCTATTAATTATAAGCCAAAAGAAAATCATTTTCATAAGGAAAAATACTTACCGAAAGAAAACTCCTTACTAAATGAAACCCTGTTACCAAAACAAAACCCGCCACCTAAAGAAAATTCCTTAccaaaagaaaataacttaccagaaaaatctaaattaagcGCACAAGTAATGAATTTGCCCTTTAACGATTTTAGATCCTCTCTTTCATTCGCAAACTCTCAAACAAATATGTCTTCTtcgaatttgaataaaattaataaaccagattttttaacaaagttgaaagaaatatacaacGCGTGTAGTTGTAAAGTATGTGAATGCATTTCTGGAAAATTTCTATTCAATAATGATGATACTTGCAATTGTAAACCCTGTGAATGTGATGAATGTACTAAATACGCGAGAAATATTAAAGACGATTTAAAATCTGCACCACACTCCGGATGCCCATGCGTTAGTTGTGACAGAAAAGATTGTCGAGGTGTTGTAAAGAACgaacaatatgaaaaaaattgtgattgtAGACCCTGCGATTGTGTAAGATGTTGGGATTTTCCTTCAAAACCATGTAACTGCGAGCCCTGTCAATGTACAGAATGTAATGCGTTAGGAGCCTCTCTACTGCGAACAGTCATAGTTGCACCCGTACAAGGAAATTTTCAGCAGACTATGTGTCAATGCGAACCTTGTGAATGTATTAATTGTACCCATAACTACACTGCTATGGCTTCAAATTTGAGGCGTCAAGTATCAACAGAGATAATGACAAATGCAATCTGTCATTGTGAAAGATGTTCAAATGATGCATGTCAGCTTAATAGCGAAGTTTGTAGATGCGATATGCGTAGTAAATTAATGATGAAACCTAATGAGAGAGCTAGTCGCGACTACGATATTCATAGAGCTACAATTAATTACCAAGAAAGTACAG ATTCCAATGTACTTATGGATTTAAAGAACggtaaagtaaataaagatttGAAAGCTGAAGAAAGGGATAGTTTTCCCGCTAAATGTATGACGAAACTATCAAAACATAACATTCATAAATGGTCTAAAAAGAGTAAaggcaaaaaatataatcaattgtaTAGCAGAATAATGAAGCGAAGAGGTagtgcaaaaaatattacacatacaaATCAAACGAATTTTGAACCGGAAGGAAGTGCTATTTTTGAGTCTGtcaaaaaaaacttattgtcTGTAAATGATAACGAAGGggagaatttaaatttagaagaaaaaatTAAGACAGACTTGGCTTTTCAAAGAATGGTTTTACCCGAGACATCGAATAATCTCGTCACATcggaaaatattttctgtaaaaaCTTGAACACGGAAATGCAA AACAATAATGCAATAGATAGTAATAAAGCTTGGCCGATACTGagaaagaatttatatttaagctgTGCCGAAGTCGTTAAAAGTAAGGGTAGTTGTGCTATACCCACAATGGAATTCAATATTAAGACAACATTGAAATCAATTTCATTGCAAACTCCGgaatatgttaataaagttgAAACAAGCAACGGAAAACAGGCATTG actcGGCTACTTATTgaagtgaataatttattaaattcaccgCTACTGCAATCATCGCATTCAAATAAGTCTCCTGATATAAAACAAGAATCAAATCATCTATCTaag AGTAAATTGGATTTAGATCTTAAAACTATTCATAAAGATGCCACGTCATACACGCATTCAAAGTGCAGCCCTATTGACAAGGAAACGTATTGTAATCTCATCCGATCGATG GAAAAACTTCAAGAAAATATAACCAATCTTATGAATAATGTGTTAACAAACGCTGTTTATAAATCAGAGCTCTTAACGAATAAGCTAAATATGGAAAAGGGACTTACGCACCAACTACCTAAAATAAAT